Proteins encoded together in one Thamnophis elegans isolate rThaEle1 chromosome 10, rThaEle1.pri, whole genome shotgun sequence window:
- the B3GNT7 gene encoding UDP-GlcNAc:betaGal beta-1,3-N-acetylglucosaminyltransferase 7 isoform X2 — MSSWKKTVYKSVFLSFALIVTVTLLQKGSVPNQFFQNQPQKSVLSQEPLKMQKRNDVLPLANNFWKKGNEVPPPVVATEKEVTSWDVTATNCTANLNFTKEEWFRNLEPHFQQFLFYRHCRYFPIIINHPEKCRGEIDLLIVVKSVITQHDRREAIRRTWGEERVLQGKKIKTLFLLGIASKEEERSNYQKLLEYEDRIYGDILQWDFLDTFFNLTLKEVHFLKWFNIYCDQVRYIFKGDDDVFMSPENILEFLQDQEEGDLFVGDVLVKARPIRRKENKYYIPNSLYSKTYYPPYAGGGGFVMDGPLAKRLHKASENRELYPIDDVYLGMCLEDLNVTPMAHTGFKTFGLVKNKNSKMNREPCFYRSMLVVHKLQPADLLSMWDLVHKHLSCSQKAKIL, encoded by the coding sequence GAAGAAGACCGTCTACAAGAGCGTCTTTCTCTCCTTCGCCCTGATCGTAACCGTGACGCTCTTGCAAAAGGGCAGCGTTCCCAACCAATTCTTCCAGAACCAGCCGCAGAAGTCCGTCCTCTCCCAAGAGCCGCTCAAAATGCAGAAGAGGAACGACGTGCTGCCCCTCGCCAACAACTTCTGGAAAAAGGGGAACGAGGTTCCTCCGCCCGTCGTAGCCACCGAGAAGGAGGTGACGTCCTGGGACGTCACCGCCACCAACTGCACGGCCAACCTGAACTTCACGAAGGAGGAGTGGTTCAGAAACCTGGAGCCCCACTTCCAACAGTTTCTCTTTTACCGACACTGTCGCTACTTCCCCATCATCATCAACCACCCGGAGAAATGCCGCGGCGAGATCGACCTGCTGATTGTGGTGAAGTCGGTCATCACTCAACATGACCGCCGAGAGGCCATCCGGAGGACGTGGGGTGAAGAGCGTGtgttgcaggggaaaaaaatcaagacccTCTTCCTCCTGGGCATTGCCTCCAAAGAAGAAGAGAGGTCCAACTACCAAAAGCTCTTGGAGTACGAGGATCGGATCTACGGGGACATCCTGCAGTGGGACTTCTTGGATACCTTTTTCAACCTCACCTTGAAGGAAGTCCATTTCCTCAAGTGGTTCAACATCTACTGTGACCAGGTCCGGTACATCTTCAAGGGCGACGATGATGTCTTCATGAGTCCTGAGAACATCTTGGAGTTTCTCCAGGATCAGGAAGAAGGGGACCTCTTTGTGGGTGACGTGCTGGTCAAAGCGAGGCCCATTCGCAGGAAGGAAAACAAATACTACATCCCCAACTCTCTGTACAGCAAGACCTACTACCCGCCCTACGCGGGCGGAGGGGGTTTCGTGATGGACGGCCCCTTGGCTAAGCGTCTCCACAAAGCCTCCGAGAACCGGGAGCTGTACCCCATCGACGATGTCTACTTGGGGATGTGTCTGGAGGACCTCAACGTGACGCCCATGGCTCACACCGGCTTCAAAACCTTTGGCCTGGTGAAAAACAAGAACAGCAAAATGAACCGCGAACCTTGCTTCTACAGAAGCATGTTGGTGGTCCATAAACTTCAACCAGCTGACCTGCTCAGCATGTGGGATTTGGTCCATAAACATTTGTCCTGCTCCCAGAAAGCCAAGATCCTTTAG
- the B3GNT7 gene encoding UDP-GlcNAc:betaGal beta-1,3-N-acetylglucosaminyltransferase 7 isoform X1, translating into MKYRKKTVYKSVFLSFALIVTVTLLQKGSVPNQFFQNQPQKSVLSQEPLKMQKRNDVLPLANNFWKKGNEVPPPVVATEKEVTSWDVTATNCTANLNFTKEEWFRNLEPHFQQFLFYRHCRYFPIIINHPEKCRGEIDLLIVVKSVITQHDRREAIRRTWGEERVLQGKKIKTLFLLGIASKEEERSNYQKLLEYEDRIYGDILQWDFLDTFFNLTLKEVHFLKWFNIYCDQVRYIFKGDDDVFMSPENILEFLQDQEEGDLFVGDVLVKARPIRRKENKYYIPNSLYSKTYYPPYAGGGGFVMDGPLAKRLHKASENRELYPIDDVYLGMCLEDLNVTPMAHTGFKTFGLVKNKNSKMNREPCFYRSMLVVHKLQPADLLSMWDLVHKHLSCSQKAKIL; encoded by the coding sequence GAAGAAGACCGTCTACAAGAGCGTCTTTCTCTCCTTCGCCCTGATCGTAACCGTGACGCTCTTGCAAAAGGGCAGCGTTCCCAACCAATTCTTCCAGAACCAGCCGCAGAAGTCCGTCCTCTCCCAAGAGCCGCTCAAAATGCAGAAGAGGAACGACGTGCTGCCCCTCGCCAACAACTTCTGGAAAAAGGGGAACGAGGTTCCTCCGCCCGTCGTAGCCACCGAGAAGGAGGTGACGTCCTGGGACGTCACCGCCACCAACTGCACGGCCAACCTGAACTTCACGAAGGAGGAGTGGTTCAGAAACCTGGAGCCCCACTTCCAACAGTTTCTCTTTTACCGACACTGTCGCTACTTCCCCATCATCATCAACCACCCGGAGAAATGCCGCGGCGAGATCGACCTGCTGATTGTGGTGAAGTCGGTCATCACTCAACATGACCGCCGAGAGGCCATCCGGAGGACGTGGGGTGAAGAGCGTGtgttgcaggggaaaaaaatcaagacccTCTTCCTCCTGGGCATTGCCTCCAAAGAAGAAGAGAGGTCCAACTACCAAAAGCTCTTGGAGTACGAGGATCGGATCTACGGGGACATCCTGCAGTGGGACTTCTTGGATACCTTTTTCAACCTCACCTTGAAGGAAGTCCATTTCCTCAAGTGGTTCAACATCTACTGTGACCAGGTCCGGTACATCTTCAAGGGCGACGATGATGTCTTCATGAGTCCTGAGAACATCTTGGAGTTTCTCCAGGATCAGGAAGAAGGGGACCTCTTTGTGGGTGACGTGCTGGTCAAAGCGAGGCCCATTCGCAGGAAGGAAAACAAATACTACATCCCCAACTCTCTGTACAGCAAGACCTACTACCCGCCCTACGCGGGCGGAGGGGGTTTCGTGATGGACGGCCCCTTGGCTAAGCGTCTCCACAAAGCCTCCGAGAACCGGGAGCTGTACCCCATCGACGATGTCTACTTGGGGATGTGTCTGGAGGACCTCAACGTGACGCCCATGGCTCACACCGGCTTCAAAACCTTTGGCCTGGTGAAAAACAAGAACAGCAAAATGAACCGCGAACCTTGCTTCTACAGAAGCATGTTGGTGGTCCATAAACTTCAACCAGCTGACCTGCTCAGCATGTGGGATTTGGTCCATAAACATTTGTCCTGCTCCCAGAAAGCCAAGATCCTTTAG